In a genomic window of Lathamus discolor isolate bLatDis1 chromosome 4, bLatDis1.hap1, whole genome shotgun sequence:
- the KCNRG gene encoding potassium channel regulatory protein, giving the protein MSNREVVVLSVGGVRFVTRASTLQQFPESRLARMLNDDDQEFKLVNGEFFVDRDGTLFGYIMDFLRTLQVSLPTDFSDYQRLQREAEFYGLYTLADLLSQEHLLKPKLEILEVRFSLQEMQGFFRIFGSCSATVETLAEQITVFMGQQSGQSWNSRFPSQKPLVPLPLERPSHHDIVFQCGTDYSAGDQFVARYVSVKPDNRKLINGTNVLGLLLDTLLRDGFRLISTRTVSGEDKVECFSFERVKRPAGLALTLKNTPGSSGVAQAKRSQVQKGK; this is encoded by the exons ATGAGTAATCGAGAGGTGGTAGTTCTGAGTGTGGGAGGGGTGAGATTTGTAACCAGGGCTTCTACCTTGCAGCAGTTCCCAGAGTCCAGGCTGGCACGGATGTTGAATGATGATGACCAAGAATTTAAACTGGTGAATGGAGAGTTTTTTGTGGACAGAGATGGAACTTTGTTTGGTTACATCATGGACTTCTTGAGGACTCTCCAGGTCTCCTTACCAACTGATTTCTCAGACTATCAGAggctgcagagggaagcagaaTTCTATGGGCTCTACACTCTGGCTGACCTCCTGAGCCAGGAACACTTGCTGAAGCCAAAGCTGGAGATCTTGGAAGTGCGTTTTTCTCTCCAAGAGATGCAGGGCTTTTTCCGGATTTTTGGTTCCTGCAGTGCCACTGTTGAGACACTGGCTGAACAGATCACAGTGTTCATGGGGCAGCAGTCAGGACAGAGCTGGAACAGCCGTTTTCCTTCTCAGAAACCACTTGTTCCACTTCCTTTGGAAAGACCTTCTCATCATGACATAGTTTTTCAGTGCGGTACTGACTACTCTGCTGGTGACCAGTTTGTGGCCAG gTATGTTTCCGTAAAGCCAGATAATAGAAAGCTGATTAATGGTACAAACGTGCTAGGCCTGCTACTTGACACTTTACTCAGAGATGGATTTCGCCTAATAAGCACCAGGACAGTCTCTGGTGAAGACAAAGTGGAATGCTTCAGTTTTGAAAGGGTGAAGAGGCCAGCAGGCCTTGCCCTCACACTGAAGAACACTCCAGGGAGCTCCGGGGTGGCACAGGCAAAGAGAAGCCAAgtgcagaaagggaaataa